The Streptomyces sp. V4I8 genome includes the window CGCCCGGTTCGACGCGGAGGCGTTCACGTACAAGATCGAGGAGGACTGGTCAGGGAACCGCCGTGTGCTGGCCGCCTCCCTGGCGCACGGTCACCCGCCGGGGGCGCTGTCGGGCGGGGGGTGCAGCCCGGGGCTGATCCGGGTGCGCCGATCGACGCGGTGCAGGACCAGTTCCTGCATGCCTGCGCGCCCGCCGTCAGAATCGACGGGCTGGTGGCGCTGGGGCCGATCCTCTCGATGAAGGTCGACGACGTTTCCCTCGACGACCTGGACGTGGACCTGGAGGTGTGGTCGGTCGCCGGTCTGGAATTCCTGGAGGCCTCGATCAGGGTGAAGCCCAAGGACGACGAAGCCGCAGAGGAGTTCGCCGCGCGGGCCGAGCGCAAGCAGCGAAAGCTGGAGGACGCCGTGCGGCAGCGAGGGGTGTCGCTCTCCGAGCACCCGGAGAACAAGACCCGACGCGTCCTCACCGCCTTGGCGGGGGCCGGGCGGAGCTGAGGACGGCGGCCCGGCCGCGCCGATCAACGCCCGCGAAACAGCTCGCAGAGGAGACAATCATGTACGGGCATGTGCGAACCGTCACCGGCAACGAGCCCATTTTCATGATCAAGGTGAGCGTCTACCGGCCCGACCTGACGCTCATCGACCACGCCTACACCGACAACGACGGCTACTACAGTGTGGAAGTTCCCGCCGGTGAACCAGTGACCGTACGGTTCGACACTCATCGCACGCTCACCAACGCACGGAGTTGGCAGCCCTCACTGGTCGCCAACGTGATCGCCGGCGACGACGCTCCCCTCGACCGCTACCTGGTGCCCGCCGGCCAGTTCCCCGATACGACGACAGGCGTGGACGTCCTCGGCGGTTTCCTTCTCGCCGCGGCGTCGGGCGACGCGGACAGGGAGGCGGACGCGGAAGACGGCTACGCCTCCTCGGCAGTCGCCCGCCTGAGTCAGATCAAACAGAACAGCCAAGTGCTTCAGGAAGTCCAACAGACCCTTCTCCGGTATTTCATGGAACACGCCTCGCCCAGTGACTCATCGAGCGCGGCTCCAGCCTGACGACCCCGGGGGCGCAGAGCGCCGCCCCGCGTGAGCCCTGTCTCACCTGGGCAGCACCCCTTGGCTATGCAACGAGTTGCATAGAAGGATCGGGGCATGGCGCTCGAGCACGCGATCCTCGTCTCCCTGCTGGAGAAGCCGGGCTCCGGCTATGAGCTGGCCCGGCGGTTCGAACGGTCCATCGGGTACTTCTGGACCGCCACACACCAGCAGATCTACCGCGTTCTCAAGCGCATGGAGAGCGATGGCCTGCTCGCCGTCCGTGAGATGCCGCAGCAGAGCCGACCGGACAAGAGGGAGTACTCCGTCGTAGGACCCGGCCGCGCCGCCCTCTCTCAGTGGCTGCACGAACCGATCCAACCCGAGGGCATCCGGCACGAGCTCGCTGTGAAGATCCGCGGCGCGGCCTTCGACGACCCGTCCGTGTTGATCCACGAGGTCGAACGGCACCGCCAGGTGCACCGCGACCGGCTCGCCCACTATCTCGCGGGGGAGCTGCGCGACTTCACCGGCCCGGCGGCCCCCACCCCCCTCGACGCCGGTCAGGAGCTGCAGCATGTCGTGCTGCGCGGCGGCATCGCATACGAGCGGATGACCATCGCCTGGCTCGATGACGTACTCGCCACCCTCCGCCGGCTCGGCACGCCACACCCGCAAGCCTGAACTGCCGGCCACCGCGGCCCGCGCTCCGCGACCCTCAGTCCTGCACCACGTACACCACCAGCCCACCCCCTTCACCACCCGCACCCTGCACCCTCAACCCTCGGAAGGCGGACCTCCATGGCCGACCCCCTCCTCTTCAACCCGCGCACCTACGACCCCGCGCAGTTCGACCCCGAGACCCGCAGGTTGCTGCGCGCCACCGTCGACTGGTTCGAGGGCCGCGGCAAGCGCAGGCTCATCGAGGACTACCGGTCCCGCGCCTGGCTGGCCGATTTCCTCGCCTTCGCGGCCAAGGAGGGGCTGTTCGCCACCTTCCTCACCCCGGCGAGCGCCGCCGGACACAAGGACCAGCGCTGGGACACGGCCCGGATCGCCGCCCTCAACGAGATCTTCGGGTTCTACGGTCTCGACTACTGGTACGCATGGCAGGTGACCATCCTCGGTCTCGGCCCGGTCTGGCAGAGCGACAACACGGCGGCTCGCGCCCGCGCGGCGGAACTCCTCGCCCAGGGCGAAGTGTTCGCCTTCGGCCTCTCCGAGAAGACCCATGGTGCCGACATCTACTCCACCGACATGCTGCTGACGCCGGACGGCAACGGCGGCTTCACGGCGGAGGGCTCCAAGTACTACATCGGCAACGGCAACGCCGCCGGGCTCGTCTCCGTCTTCGGCCGACGCACCGACATCGAGGGCCCCGACGGCTACGTCTTCTTCGCCGCCGACAGCCGCCACCCGGCCTACCACCTCGTGAAGAACGTCGTCGACTCCTCGAAGTACGTGAGCGAGTTCCGCCTCGCGAACTACCCGGTGGGCCCGGAGGACGTCCTGCACACGGGCCGCGCCGCCTTCGACGCCGCCCTCAACACCGTCAACGTCGGCAAGTTCAACCTCTGCACCGCCTCGATCGGCATCTGCGAGCACGCGATGTACGAGGCGGTCACCCACGCGCACAACCGCATCCTGTACGGCCGTCCCGTCACCGCCTTCCCGCACGTGCGCCGCGAACTGGCCGACGCGTACGTCCGCCTCGTCGGCATGAAGCTGTTCAGCGACCGCGCCGTCGACTACTTCCGCTCCGCCTCGCCGGACGACCGCCGCTACCTGCTCTTCAACCCGATGACGAAGATGAAGGTGACCACGGAGGGCGAGAAGGTCATCGACCTGATGTGGGACGTGATCGCCGCCAAGGGCTTCGAGAAGGACACCTACTTCGCCCAGGCCGCCGTCGAGATCCGGGGGCTGCCCAAGCTCGAGGGCACGGTCCACGTCAACCTCGCGCTGATCCTCAAGTTCATGCGCAACCACCTCCTGAACCCGGCCGAGTTCACGGCCGTACCGACCCGCCTCGACGCGGCCGACGACACGTTCCTGTTCGAGCAGGGACCGGCCCGCGGCCTGGGCTCCGTGCGCTTCCACGACTGGCGCCCCGCCTACGGCGCATACGCCGGCGTGCCGAACGTCGCCCGCTTCCGGGAGCAGGCCGACGCCCTGTGCGAGTTCGTCGCCACCGCGGCCCCCGACGAGGAGCAGAGCCGCGACCTCGATCTTCTGCTCGCCGTCGGCCAGCTGTTCGCGCTGGTGGTGCACGGCCAGCTGATCCTGGAGCAGGCCCGTCTGACGGACCTTGACGAGGACGTGCTCGACGAGCTGTTCTCCGTCCTCGTCCGCGACTTCTCCGCCTTCGCCGTCGAACTGCACGGCAAGGACTCCGCCACCGCGGATCAGCAGCGCTGGGCGCTCGGTGCGGTCCGGCGTCCCGTCGTCGACGAAGCGCGCTCGGGGCGCGTCTGGGAGCGTGTGGAGGCACTGGCCGGGGCATACGAGATGGCGCCGTGACAGCGAGCCCACGCCTGAGCACCCCGTAGACGGAGAGGCACAGCGGGGCTTTGCCGACCCACATCCGGCAAGGCCCCGCACCTGTCCCCAAGGACTGACGCTCGCCGTCCTGCACCTGCCGCCTGGGGCGTACCTGCGCGTGGGAGCCGCGCCGCATGCCCCGGCCCCGGACTACTTCCGTCGCGCGGACGTGTTCGTACTACATGGACGTCGTCCCCCACGCGGCAACCTCCGCGAACCCTCACCCGCCCGCACGCCTGCTGCAAACAGCCCGCGTCC containing:
- a CDS encoding carboxypeptidase regulatory-like domain-containing protein codes for the protein MYGHVRTVTGNEPIFMIKVSVYRPDLTLIDHAYTDNDGYYSVEVPAGEPVTVRFDTHRTLTNARSWQPSLVANVIAGDDAPLDRYLVPAGQFPDTTTGVDVLGGFLLAAASGDADREADAEDGYASSAVARLSQIKQNSQVLQEVQQTLLRYFMEHASPSDSSSAAPA
- a CDS encoding PadR family transcriptional regulator, with product MALEHAILVSLLEKPGSGYELARRFERSIGYFWTATHQQIYRVLKRMESDGLLAVREMPQQSRPDKREYSVVGPGRAALSQWLHEPIQPEGIRHELAVKIRGAAFDDPSVLIHEVERHRQVHRDRLAHYLAGELRDFTGPAAPTPLDAGQELQHVVLRGGIAYERMTIAWLDDVLATLRRLGTPHPQA
- a CDS encoding acyl-CoA dehydrogenase family protein, whose protein sequence is MADPLLFNPRTYDPAQFDPETRRLLRATVDWFEGRGKRRLIEDYRSRAWLADFLAFAAKEGLFATFLTPASAAGHKDQRWDTARIAALNEIFGFYGLDYWYAWQVTILGLGPVWQSDNTAARARAAELLAQGEVFAFGLSEKTHGADIYSTDMLLTPDGNGGFTAEGSKYYIGNGNAAGLVSVFGRRTDIEGPDGYVFFAADSRHPAYHLVKNVVDSSKYVSEFRLANYPVGPEDVLHTGRAAFDAALNTVNVGKFNLCTASIGICEHAMYEAVTHAHNRILYGRPVTAFPHVRRELADAYVRLVGMKLFSDRAVDYFRSASPDDRRYLLFNPMTKMKVTTEGEKVIDLMWDVIAAKGFEKDTYFAQAAVEIRGLPKLEGTVHVNLALILKFMRNHLLNPAEFTAVPTRLDAADDTFLFEQGPARGLGSVRFHDWRPAYGAYAGVPNVARFREQADALCEFVATAAPDEEQSRDLDLLLAVGQLFALVVHGQLILEQARLTDLDEDVLDELFSVLVRDFSAFAVELHGKDSATADQQRWALGAVRRPVVDEARSGRVWERVEALAGAYEMAP